The Microbacterium sp. LWH7-1.2 genome window below encodes:
- a CDS encoding acyl-CoA dehydrogenase family protein, with protein MSSAVQEAPTMDAFFGAPGPDPEIVAKARALQPLIREFAAQGEADRRVPEEVISAMKDAGLLHISIPRRWGGYGANFRTFIDTVAEVARADGATGWVSALLNSSTWFVTLFSDQAQEDVFGANPRACVSAVLSPGGPFVQANSTKSFERVEGGIRVSGQWGYGTGSLHADWSIVPVKTDEDENGLPINSLVLIPKADLEIQDTWYVAGMRATGSNTLVATDVFIPDHRIVSIGDLAGEKYAREWAEEDNYHASFVPVAEIILSSAQIGMARGAIDLTLANGAEKSVTYTVFKHAKESVVHQIELAKAQSEVDQAHFLAARTCAAIDSAARDRRPMTLQERARARMDNGQAAALSRKAISRCLSINGAFSFAEINPLQRFWRNSETASRHALVHPELGAEVYGKVLFGIEDPVQPF; from the coding sequence GTGAGCAGTGCAGTTCAGGAAGCCCCGACCATGGACGCCTTTTTTGGTGCGCCCGGTCCCGACCCGGAGATTGTGGCAAAGGCACGGGCCCTGCAGCCGCTGATCCGGGAGTTCGCCGCACAGGGCGAAGCCGACCGCCGCGTCCCCGAAGAAGTCATCTCCGCAATGAAGGACGCTGGCCTTCTCCACATCTCCATCCCGCGCCGGTGGGGAGGCTACGGCGCGAACTTCCGCACGTTCATCGACACCGTCGCAGAGGTCGCGCGGGCTGACGGCGCAACGGGATGGGTGTCGGCCCTCCTCAACTCGTCGACATGGTTCGTGACCCTCTTCTCGGACCAGGCGCAGGAAGACGTGTTCGGTGCGAACCCGCGGGCGTGCGTGTCTGCGGTCCTGTCGCCCGGCGGTCCCTTCGTGCAGGCCAACTCGACAAAGTCGTTCGAGCGGGTCGAGGGCGGCATCCGCGTCTCGGGGCAGTGGGGCTACGGCACCGGATCGCTCCACGCGGACTGGTCCATCGTCCCCGTGAAGACCGACGAGGATGAGAACGGACTGCCCATCAACTCCCTCGTCCTGATCCCGAAGGCCGACCTGGAGATTCAGGACACCTGGTACGTGGCAGGCATGCGCGCGACGGGATCCAACACCCTCGTGGCGACCGATGTCTTCATTCCGGACCACCGCATCGTCTCCATCGGCGATCTCGCCGGCGAGAAGTATGCGCGTGAGTGGGCCGAGGAGGACAACTACCACGCATCGTTCGTCCCGGTGGCGGAGATCATCCTCAGCTCGGCGCAGATCGGCATGGCGCGTGGCGCCATCGACCTGACCCTCGCCAACGGCGCTGAGAAGTCGGTGACCTACACCGTGTTCAAGCACGCGAAGGAATCCGTCGTGCATCAGATCGAGCTGGCCAAGGCCCAGTCCGAGGTCGACCAGGCGCACTTCCTGGCCGCTCGCACCTGCGCAGCCATCGACTCGGCTGCACGCGACCGCCGGCCCATGACGCTCCAGGAGCGCGCCCGCGCACGAATGGACAACGGTCAGGCCGCGGCGCTGTCCCGCAAGGCCATCAGCCGGTGCCTGAGCATCAACGGTGCGTTCAGCTTCGCCGAGATCAACCCGCTCCAGCGGTTCTGGCGCAACAGCGAGACGGCGAGCCGTCACGCGCTCGTGCACCCGGAGCTCGGAGCAGAGGTCTACGGCAAGGTGCTCTTCGGCATCGAGGACCCGGTTCAGCCCTTCTGA